The genomic region GCGCCATCCGGTTTTGCTTCAAATTCACCTGCATCGCCGCATCCCTGCGGATCGCACGCAGCCCATTGTGCGCATCCGTTAACACCGCCCCGGTGCGCAAACGCGTGATGAACGCTACGAAACGAAGCATAATGCGCTTAATGAGCCCAGCCTCAAGCTTGCCACCCAAAAAACGGGACCCGAACACGAACCCTAAATCTTCCTTCTCAGCAGCCTGCACCATCGCAAGCGCATCGTTCACATCGTGCTGACCATCCGCGTCAAACGTCACCAAGTACCGGCCATCAGTTTGAGTGAGGAAAAAATCAATCCCCGTTTGCAACGCCGCTCCCTGCCCCAAGTTAACCGGGTGGGTAGCCACGTAAGCACCCGCAGCATGAGCCTCCTGGGCAGAATTGTC from Gleimia hominis harbors:
- a CDS encoding glycosyltransferase family 2 protein produces the protein MSLVDKTWLVIPLYNEGTVIRNVIEEAKRTFPNIICVDDGSRDNSAQEAHAAGAYVATHPVNLGQGAALQTGIDFFLTQTDGRYLVTFDADGQHDVNDALAMVQAAEKEDLGFVFGSRFLGGKLEAGLIKRIMLRFVAFITRLRTGAVLTDAHNGLRAIRRDAAMQVNLKQNRMAHATEIVYALLGTGLKWKEMPTHIRYTDYSRGKGQSILNSINILVELIMK